CGCAGCGGGCAAGAAGCCGCCATAGCCCGGTTTCGCGCCCTGGCTGAGCTTGATCTCGGTCATCACGACCTCATCGCGGCGGGCGGCATCTCGAAAAGCGAGCGGATCGAAACGCCCTTCTCGGTCGCGGCATCCGAAATAGCCCGATCCGATCTCCCAGACGACATGGCCTCCATGCTTGAGATGATGGTCGGAAAGGCCGCCTTCGCCGGTGTCGTGATAAAAGCCGCCGATCTTTGCCCCGAGGTTGAGGGCTTCGATCGCCCTGCCACCGAGCGATCCGAAGCTCATCGCCGAGATGTTGAGCCGCGCCGCCAAATAAGGCCGGCTGCATTGATCGGTGCCAACCGCAACGCGGGTACAGCCTTGCGCCTCTCGCGACGGCGCGATCGAATGGGCGAGCCATTTGTACTCGCGGCCATAGACGTCGAGTTCCGTGCCGAAGGGATGGCTGGAATTGTCGCCTTTGGCCCGAGCATAAACCAGCGCGCGCTCATCGTGGCTGAAGGGCCGCCCGTCGAGGTCGCTTTCGACCAGGTAGGCCCAGTCGGCCCGAAGCTGCGATTTTGGCCAGGTTGAAGAACGAACACTGAACGCTTGATTGATTCTACCAGGACCGTTGCTGACCACCGACCTCGTAGATATCGGCTTCCATGGAGCAATTGTAGCTCTCTGCGATGTTGAACATCTCGGAGAGGAGGCTTTGGATTTCCTCATCAAGGGAAATGCCATCCGGATCGGGGTCATAGGCGACGGTCAGTTTGTAATCACAATTGCCGTTTTTTACCATGGCGTAGTCGCGTTCCAGCATCGCCTCAATCCGCTCCCGAGCGGGTTTTCTACCTCTTCCACGCTTGTTGAAGTTCTCGATAATCAGATGCAGGGCGATGCTGGCAGTGGGCGGCTTTTCCGGCAGTTTGGTCTTTGACGGAATAATGTCGAGCGCCCGATAGACGGTCATTCGTGAGACCTTCAGGTCGCGGGCAACGCGGGCCTTGCTGGCGCCGGCGGCAAGGCGACGGCGGATTTCATCGTCATCGACGTT
Above is a window of Sphingobium sp. WTD-1 DNA encoding:
- a CDS encoding recombinase family protein, giving the protein MARIGYARVSTTDQDLDIQIGRLKNAGCEIIRSETGSGASRSGRTELETIMQFMHTGDELVVLRLDRLGRSTRDVLNLVHELDEKGASLRILEPEVTTAGDMGRMVITILGMVADMELKFIKDRQRAGIEAARAEGVYKGRKKNVDDDEIRRRLAAGASKARVARDLKVSRMTVYRALDIIPSKTKLPEKPPTASIALHLIIENFNKRGRGRKPARERIEAMLERDYAMVKNGNCDYKLTVAYDPDPDGISLDEEIQSLLSEMFNIAESYNCSMEADIYEVGGQQRSW